In the Cellulomonas sp. C5510 genome, CCCTCCCAGGACGGGTACCCCGTGCCGCTCGAACATGTCACGTGCCTGGTACTCGAACAGGTCCACCTGCTGCGGTCCTTCCGTCGCCCTGCGTCCCGTGGCGGGATCCGGCTGCTCTGCCGCGGACGATGGTAGCCCCGCGCCGGCGGTTTATCTCTACGTCGAGATATGTGACCCGGGTCGCAGGGGTCGCGACGGACGGCGTCAATCGCGGTTGACACCCGAGCGGCCCGTCAAGCATGGTTGACACATGACCGAGGCCCCCGATCCCACCGGCGCTCTGGCCGACGCCACCGCCGCCGACCCGGCCGCCGGCCTGCGCGCCGTCCGGTCCCTGCGCGCGCTCGCCGACCGCCTCGAGACGCTGCAGGTGCTCCGGGCACGCGAGCTCGGCTGGTCGTGGCAGGACATCGCCGACGCCCTCGGCGTGAGCCGGCAAGCCGTGCACCAGAAGCACCACCGCCGGACCGCCTGACCCGCCCGACGAGGAGGACGACATGTTCGAGAGGTTCACCACCGGCGCGCGGCAGGCCGTCGTCGCCGCGCAGGAGGTCGCACGCGACCTCGGCGACCCGCAGATCTCCCCCGCGCACCTCGTCGTCGCGGTCGCGTCGGCCCCGGACCCGGCCGCGGAGGCGCTCGCCGCGCACGGCGCGGACCGGCAGGCCCTGCTCGACCGGTTCGACACGGACGGGCTGGACGCCTCGGCGCTCGCCGCGCTCGGCATCGACCTCGAGGCCGTCCGGCGCCGGGCCGACGCCGTCTTCGGCGCCGGCGCCCTGGAGCGCGCCGGCCGCCGGCACCACGCCCCGTCCGGGCACGTCCCGTTCACGCGGGACGCGAAGAAGACGCTCGAGGTCGCGCTGCGGGAGGCCGTCCGGCTGGGGCACCGCCGCATCGAGGCCGGGCACGTCCTGCTCGCGGTCATCCGGCTGCACGGGACCGACGGGCACCTCCTGCTGCTCCGGTGCGGGGTCGACCCCGCCGCGCTCGCCGCCGACGTCACCGCACGCCTGGCGGACGGCGCCGCGGCCTGACGCGTCCCCGGGCGGGTGACGCGTCACCGCACGTCATCCGCCCGCGTCGGCTAGCGTGCCCTCGGACGTCGAGACACCCCGGGGGCGAGATGACTTCGATCGACGAGACGCTGGCGCGGCTGCGCCGGGCGGCGGACTCGACCGCCGCGACGCTGGCGGCGGTGCGCGCCGCGGCGCCGGAGGAGACCACCGCGACCGACGACAGCGGTGCCGTCGCGGTCGCCGTGGACCGGCGCGGGCGCCCCGTGGGCGTGCGCGTCGCGGACGACTGGAACCGGCGCACGACGCCGGAGGAGCTGGGCCGCGCGGTGCTCGCCGCGGCCGGGGCCGCCTCCGCCGACCTGGGCCGCGCGATGTCCGAGGCGCTGCGCGGCGGCGCCGCCCGGGCGTCCGACGCGCTGCCCGTCGAGCCGGTGGCCGTGCCCGTGTTCGAGGGCACGCCGCGGCCGCTCGCCGACCTGGCCGAGCTCGCCGTCGCGCAGCTCGACGGCGCCGCGACCGCGCAGCCCGCGACGCCCGCCACCGCGACCGGCTCGGCCGGCGCGCACGTGGCCGTCACGCTCGCCGACGCCGGGCTCGTCGGCTGCGACGTGGACGGCCGGTGGGCGGCGACGCAGTCCGGGGTCGCGCTGTCGACCGCGGTCAACCAGGCGCTCGGCGAGGCGGCGCGGGCACTGGCCGCCCTCGACCAGCGCCGGCAGGAGCAGGACACCGTGCTGGCGGAGGCGTTCGCGCACCTGCGTGCCCTCGCACCGGCCCCCGCCGACGGGGAGGCGCGGGCATGAGCGAGATCGACGTCGTCACGAGCGCGCTGCGCTCGGAGGCGCAGACGTGGGACGGGGAGGCCGACGCCATCGGGCAGGTCGCCGCGTCCGTCGAGGGGCTGCGGCTGAACTACCTGACCGCCGGCATCTTCGCCCTCGTGGTGGCCGACCACGAGGCCGCGGTGGACCAGGTCGCCGCGCGGTGCCGCGAGGGGGCGACCGCCATGCGCGACATCGCCACCGCGCTGCGCGCCAACGCCCAGGCCTACGAGGACCGCGATGCCGACGTCGCCGACCACGTCGACGGCGCGTACTGACGAGGGGGACGGATGAGCGACTTCAGCACGGCCACGTTCCAGGCCACCATCGAGGGCCTGCAGACCGGGCTCTCCGACCTGTCCGGGCAGCTCGCGCGCGTCGGCCCGGCCGTCCGCTCCGCCACGTCGGTCCCGCTGATGCCCGACTGGGTCAAGGACGGGCTGGTGTGGTGCGGCGAGAAGCTGCTGGAGATCGGGCAGGCGGTGCTCGACAAGATCGGCGAGCTGCTGCTCGGGGCGGCCGCACCCGTGGCGTTCTTCTTCCGCGCGTCCGACTGGCACGAGAACGTCGGCGGGCCGGCGTCGGGCGTGGCGGCGTCGGTCAACCCGAACGCGCTGCGCGCCACCCGCGACTGGACCGGTGACGCGGCGACGTCCTACTCCCGCTCGGTCGCCGGGCAGACGACGGCCGCCGCCGCGATCCAGGGCGTCTCCTCCAGCATGGCGACGTCGATGGTCACGTGCGCGGTCGCCGGCCTCGCGTTCTACGTCGCGATCGGCGTCATCCTCGTCAAGCTCATCGTCGCGACGATCGCGGCCATCGCGGCGCTCGGCTCCGTGGTGTTCTCCTGGGCGGGCGTCGGCATCATCATCGAGGAGGCCGCCGTGAACACCGGGCTCATCGTCGCCGCCGTGACCACCCTCGTCGCCGTGCTCGGCGCGCAGGGCAACGCGATCGTGCAGATCAAGGGCGCGGTGTCGTCCGGCGCCGCGTTCCCGGGCGGCGCGTGGCCGGAGGGCGCCGCGTGACCGGGCCGTCCGGCGCGCCCGGCGTCCCGGACCCGCGGGGTCCGCTGTCCCCCGGGGCGCAGGAGCGTCGCCGGCGCACGGCGCTCGGCGTGATCGGCGGTGTCGCCGCCGTGGTACTGCTCGCGATCGCCTGGGCCCTCGGGCGCAGCGTCGGTGCCGGCGCGGTCGTCGTGCTGCTCGGGCTGGTCGTCGTGATCGGAGCCCTGGCCGCGCTCCTCATCGGGTCGGACCGCCGGCGGCGCGCCGCGACCGCGCCCGCCGACCCGACGCTGCGCGCCACCCCGGCGCTCGACCTCGACCGGGTGCGGGCGCAGCACGCGCAGGGCGGCACGGCCGCGGCGGTCCGCGAGGTCCGGCGCCAGGCGCCCTGGCTGAGCCTCGCGGAGGCCGCCGCGGTGGTGGAGCGGCTCGGCTGACGGCGGGCCGGCCCGGGTCGGCCCGCCCGGGCCGGGCGGGCCGGGTTCAGGCCGTCGGGACCGGGTAGCCCTCCGACGGCTGCACGACCACGAAGCCCGGGCCGTGGAACGCGTACTGGAACGCCTCGCCGGTGCCGCCGCGCAGCATCGACGTCATGTTCATGCTCGACACGACCCCGGGCGTGAGGTTCGCGGACCAGCACACCGCCGCGTTCGGGTCCACGTACGTCGGCTGCTGCGAGCAGTCGAGCACCATCGGCTGCCCGTGCGAGGTGAGCGCGACGGTGCCCTGCCCCTGGATCAGCGTGTTGAAGAGGCCGGCGGTCATCATCCCGGCGCCCTTGGTGCGGTGCATGTCCCATTGCAGGGCGGCGTCGAACGCGAGCAGCGACGCCCCGCCGACGCTGATCGCGTCGCCCTCGAGCTGCAGCAGGAACACGTGCTCGGCGGCGCGCGCGAAGAACACCTCCCCGGGACCGGACACCCGCATGAGCGCCTGGTCGTCGGAGCTGACGGCGCGCTTCACGAACCGGGCGAGCGACCCGGACGACTCGTGGTGGAACTGCACCTGGCCCTGGTGGGCGACCATCGCGCCCTTAGCGGCGAGCACGTCCGGTCCGAGGGTGACCTTGAGCATCTTGTCGCTCTGCAGGACGAAGCGGTCGGCGGACTGGACCTCGGTGTGGGCCTGGTCGAAGAGGGGGCTGCGCATGCCCCGATCATGCCGGAGCCGCCGCACGCCCGTGACCGACGACGCACCCGCGGTGCGCGCCCCTGCGTCAGAGCTTCGTGACCGGCGAGTACCGCAGCAGCAGCCGCTTCGTGCCCTCGGTGCCGAAGTCCACCTTCGCCACCGCGTTCGGGCCGCCGCCCTCGATGGAGACGACGGTCCCCAGGCCGTACGCGTCGTGCGTCACGCGGTCCCCGACGGCGAGGGTCGGGATGTCGGCGTCCTTGCGCGGCGTCGCGGAGCCGAACGTGGCGCCGCCCGCCCCCGGCGCGGGCCGGTCGCCGGAGCGCGAGGCCGCCGAGCTCTTCTTCCAGCTCGTCTGGCTGCCCGACCCGGTGCGCTCGCGGGAGCCGTAGCCACCGCCCGCGGCGTACCCGGACCGGCCGCCGAGGAACCCGCCGGGCCCCCGCAGCCGGTCGGTCGAGGACTCGCGGCGCCGCCAGTCCAGCAGCTCCTCCGGGAGGTCGTCGAGGAACCGGCTCGGCGGGAACTCGTTCGGCACGCCCCACGCGGTCCGTACCGCGGCACGGGAGATGTACAGCCGCTGCCGCGCCCGGGTCAGGCCCACGTAGGCGAGCCGGCGCTCCTCGGCGAGCTGGTCGGTGTCCGCCAGCGACCGCATGTGCGGGAACGTCCCGTCCTCCATGCCGGTGAGGAACACGACCGGGAACTCCAGGCCCTTCGCGGTGTGCAGCGTCATGAGCGTGACGACGCCCTGGTCGGGCTTCGCCTCGTCGCCGCCGTCGTCGGACGGGATCTGGTCGGAGTCCGCGACCAGCGAGACGCGCTCCAGGAAGTCCGCGAGGTTCCCCTCCGGCTCCGCCTGCTCGAACTCGCTCGCCACGGCGTGCAGCTCCGCGAGGTTCTCGACGCGGGTCTGGTCCTGCGGGTCCTCGCTGGCGCGCAGCTCGGCGAGGTAGCCGGAACGGTCGAGCGCCGCGCCCAGCACCTCGGACGGCCCCGCACCGGACTCGTCGAGCGCCCGCAGGTCCGCCATCATGCCCGCGAACTGGCGCAGGCCGGTGATCGCCCGCGTCCCCAGGCCCGGCACCTCGTCGACGCGGTCGAGCGCCGCCCCGAACGAGATGCGCTCGCGCTCCGCGAAGCCGGCGACCATCGCCTCCGACCGGTCGCCCAGCCCGCGCTTCGGCACGTTGAGGATCCGGCGCAGGTTCACGTCGTCGTCCGGGTTCGCCACGGCCCGCAGGTACGCGACGGCGTCCTTGATCTCGCGCCGCTCGTAGAACCGCGTGCCGCCGACGACCTTGTAGGGCAGGCCGACGCGGATCAGCACCTCCTCCAGCGCCCGGGACTGCGCGTTGGCGCGGTAGAAGACCGCCACGTCGCCGGGGCGCACGCCGTCGGAGTCGCCCAGGCGGTCGATCTCCTCCGCGACGAACCGCGCCTCCTCGTGCTCGTTGTCCGCGACGTAGGCGACGATCTTCGGGCCCGACCCGGAGTCCGTCCACAGCCGCTTCGGCTTGCGGCCCGGGTTCTTGCTGATGACCGAGTTCGCGGCGGACAGGATGGTCTGCGTCGAGCGGTAGTTCTGCTCCAGCAGGATCGTCGTGGCGTCCGGGTAGTCGGCCTCGAACTCCATGATGTTGCGGATGCTCGCGCCGCGGAACGCGTAGATGGACTGGTCGGCGTCGCCGACCACCGTCAGCTCGCCGCGAGGCAGGTCGTCGCCGTCCGTCCCCGCGCCGGCGAGCTCGCGCACCAGCACGTACTGCGCGTGGTTCGTGTCCTGGTACTCGTCCACCAGCACGTGCCGGAACCGGCGGCGGTAGTGCTCCGCCACGGCCGGGAACGCCTGCAGCAGGTTGACGGTCGTCATGATGAGGTCGTCGAAGTCGAGGGCGTTCGCCTGCCGCAGCCGCTGCTGGTAGCGGGTGTAGACCTGCGCGAGCACCTGGTCGACGTCGTTCCCCGACGACCCGCCCGACGTCGAGGCGAACGACTCGGGGTCGACCAGCTCGTCCTTGAGGTTCGAGATCTTCGCGCCCAGGGCCTTGGGCGGGTAGCGCTTCGGGTCCAGGTCGAGCTCACGCGCCACCAGGGTGAGCAGCCGCTGGGAGTCGGCGGCGTCGTAGATCGAGAACGACGAGCGCAGCCCGAGCGTCTGGGCCTCGCGGCGCAGGATGCGCACGCAGGCCGAGTGGAACGTCGACACCCACATCGCGCGCGCCGACGGCCCGACCAGGGCGGCGACCCGCTCGCGCATCTCCGCGGCGGCCTTGTTGGTGAAGGTGATGGCGAGGATCTCCCCCGCGCGCGCCTGCCGGGTGGCCAGCAGGTGCGCGATGCGGTGCGTCAGCACCCGGGTCTTGCCGGAACCGGCTCCCGCGACGATGAGCAGCGGGCCGCCGTGGTGCAGCACCGCGGCGCGCTGCTGCGGGTTGAGCCCGACCAGCAGGGCGTCGGCGTCGACCGACGGGGCGCGCCCGCGCCCGCCGCGGTCGTCGGCGCCGTCCCGGGCGTCACCGTCCCGGGCGTCGGCGCGGGGCGGCACGGCGGCGGGCAGCCGTCCGAGGTCGGCGAGGCCGGGCAGGGGCAGGTTCTCGAAGAGCGACGTCATGGCGGGACCCAGCCTAGGCGCCCCCACCGACACCCGGGACCGCCCGGCCACCGCCCGCGGCGGTGCCCCGCGTCACGTCGCGAGCAGCCCCGCGACCCACGCCGCCGTGGCGACCAGCGCGCCGGCCAGCTCGACGAGGATCGCGATCCCCGTCGCGCGCAGCGCCGCCAGCGTCGCGCGCCAGGCCTGGTCGTGGGGGTGCTGCTCGACGACGCGCTCCGCCAGGTAGACGCCGCCGACGAAGCCCACGGGCAGCCCGACGACCGGGATCACGAAGAACCCGACCACGCCGAGCACCCCGCCCCACACCAGCACGCGGTTCCGGACGCCGGTGCGCACGAGGTGTCGCCCGGCCAGGAGGTACTTGACGACCCCGGCGACGACCGTCGCGACGGTCGCCACGGCGAGCACCACCCAGGCGGTCGTGCCGCCCGTGACCACGGCCCACACCGCGACCGCGCCGAGCACCAGCAGCGCCCCGGGCAGCACCTGCACCACGACGCCGACCAGCCCGACGACGATCGCGAGGCCGACGAGGACCTCGCCGAGCGCGCTCACCCGCGCCCCGCGCGGACCCGCGCGGGCGTCACCGCCACAGGACGGCGACGAGCACGTTCAGCAGCGTCAGCCCGAGGGTCGCGCCGACGAGCCCGCGCGAGACACGGTCGGGACGCCGGGTCCCGAACCAGACCAGGCCCGTCACGACCAGCGCGACCACGAGCTTGACCGCGATCTTCGCGTTGTCCGGCGGCTCCAGGTCGCCGACCTCGGCGGCCCGCAGGCCGGTCATGACGATGCCGGTGACCAGCGCGGTCAGCGCGCCGTGCAGCGCCCCCTTCGGGAAGGCCGGCTGGCGGAGCGTGACGAGGCACCCTCCCAGCACGATCGCCCAGCCGACGAGGTGCAGCACGACCAGCAGGCCGTACACGGTGTCCATGGTTCGCGGTCCCCTGTCCTCGGTGACGTCGGTAAGCCCCGAGCATCGCACGCGCGCGCACCCGGGCCCCGCAGGGCGCGACGACGGACGGTGCGGGCCTCGTCACAGCAGCCGGCGTGCGGCCGCCCAGCGGGTGAGCTCGTGGCGGGAGGACAGCTGGAGCTTGCGCAGCACCGCGGACACGTGGGTCTCGACCGTCTTGATCGAGATGAACAGCTCGCCGGCGACCTCCCGGTACGAGTACCCGCGCGCGATGAGCCGCATGACCTCCCGCTCGCGTGCGGACAGCCGGTCCAGCTCGTCGTCGCCGGTCGCGACATCGCCGGCCGCGGCGCCGAACGCGTCCAGCACGAAGCCGGCCAGCCGCGGGGAGAAGACCGCGTCGCCACCCGCCACGCGCAGCACCGCGTCGCACAGGTCCGGCCCCGAGATCGCCTTCGTCACGTAGCCGCGGGCACCCGCGCGGATGACCGCCACGACGTCCTCCGCGGCGTCCGAGACCGACAGGGCGAGGAACCGCGTGCCCCCGAGCAGGTCCGTGCAGGCCCGGATCACCTCGGCCCCGCCGCCGCCGTCGCCGCCCGGCAGGTGCACGTCGAGGAGCACCACCGGCGGGCGCGTCGCGTGCACTACCTGGACCGCCTCGTCGACCGTCGCGGCCTCGCCGACGACGCGCACGCGCCCGTCCAGCGAGGCGCGCACGCCCGCGCGGAACATCAGGTGGTCGTCGACCAGCACCACGTCGACCGGAGCGTCGTTCATGCCTGCATCGTCCTCTCGTCGTCGCCGTCCGCGGCCCGGTCCGGCGCCGTGGCGTCGGGGACCGTCCCCGGCCCCGTCCCCTCCGGGGCGGCGCGCAGCACCGGCACCCGCAGCCGCACCTCCGTGCCACCGCCGTCCTTGCACACCACCGACGCCCGACCGCCGCGACGCCGCACCCGCCCGAGGATGGACTCCCGGACGCCGAAGCGGTCCGGCGGCACGGCGTCCGGGTCGAACCCGTCGCCGCGGTCCCGCACGAACACCTCGACCTCCTCGGGCCCGGCCTCCAGGTACAGCGAGACGGGCGGGCGGCCGTGGCGCACGGCGTTCAGCAGCGCCTCGCGGGTGGCCTGCAGCAGGGCGTCGGTGTTCGCGTCGGGCTCGGTGTCCCCCACCACGACGGTCTCGATCGTCACCGCCTCGCCGTCGGGCCCGGTGCGGGTGTCCTCGATCTCGGCGACGATCGCCGCGAGCGCCCCCGCGACCGACGTCCCGGGTGCCGGTCGGTCGTCGTACAACCACGCCCGCAGCTCGCGCTCCTGGGCGCGGGCCATCCGCGCGACCTCGGTGGGGTCGTCGGCCCGGGACCGGATCAGCGCGAGCGTCTGGAGCACGGAGTCGTGCAGGTGCGCGGCGATGTCCGCCCGCTCCGACTCCCTCGCCCGGGCGGCCCGCTCGTCCCCGAGCTCCCGCACCAGGCGCAGCCACCAGGGCGCGAGGACCAGCGCGACGCCGCCGAGCACCGCCACCGCCGCGACGGTCGACTGCACGAGCGCTCCGGGCGGCGCGTCCTGCCCGACGAGCAGCAGCACGCCCACGCCCGCGATCACGAGTCCGCCGGCGAGCCGGAGCCCGCTGACCGGGCGCCGCGAGCCCGACCGCCGCTCCCGCTGCACCGCGTCGAGCTGGCTCCAGGCGAGGGCCGCGCCGGCGACCAGCAGCAGCACCGGGACGACCCACGTGCTGACGCTCCTGGTGCCCGTGCGGGTCAGGAGCATGGCCGCGGCGCCCGCGAGCAGCGCGACACCGACCGCGATCTCCGTCCAGGGGAGCCGGCGCAGCCGCTCGACGGGGTCGTCCTGCTGGGGGCGGGCCAGCCGCTGCAGGCTCGCCGGCCGCTCGGCACCGGCCACCGCCAGGGGGTCGCCCACGGGGACGGTCACCCACCAGAAGACGTACAGCAGCACGCCGACGCCGCCGACGGGCGTCAGCAGCACGAACAGCAGCCGCACGAGCCGCACGGGCAGGTCGAGGTGCAGCGCGAGGCCGGCCGCGACGCCGCCGACGACGCGGCCGCGGTCCGGGCGGCGCAGCGGCAGGCGGGGACGGGGCTCCATGCAGAGATCGTCACACGTCCCGACCCCGGCGCGGGGTCCTCAGGGCCCAGGATCAGGGGCCCCGGCACGTCTTTCAGGGGTGGCTCAGGGGGGTTCCCGATGTCCCGGTGGTGGCCTCCCGGCCAGGATCGAGGCATGACGAACGACAGCGCCGGCCGCGGGCCCGGCCCCGTGCCTCCCCCGGCACCGCCCGCACCCGGCCCGAACGGGTTCTTCGCGGCGATCCGCCGGACCGGCCTGGTCCGTTCCCAGGACCGCTGGGTCGGCGGCGTCGCCGGCGGCCTCGCGGCACGGTTCGGCCTCGACCCCCTGCTCGTCCGCGGCCTCGTGGGGGTGACCCTGCTCATGGGCTTCGGCTTCGTGCTGTACGGCATCGCGTGGGCGCTGCTGCCGGAGCAGGGTGACGGCCGCATCCACCTCGAGGAGACCATCCGCGGCAGCTTCGACGTCGCGCTGCTCGGCGCGATCGCCCTGGTGGTGATCGGACTGTCGTGGGGCGACCGGTGGTTCGGCTGGGGCCCCTGGGGGACCGGCTGGCTCGGCGCCTTCGCCTGGGCGGCGGCGGTGGTCGTCGGGATCGTGATCGTCGCCAGCGCCGTCCGCCAGCGCAAGGACCGCCACCCGGGGCCGCCGGCGTGGCAGCCCCCGTCCCAGGAAGGACACACCCCCATGACCAGCACCAGCCCGGCCGGCACCCCCGCCGGACCCCCGGCGGCGGGCGCACCGGTCCCACCGGCCCCCGGCGGCCGCGGCCCGGCACCCGCGTCGGCCCCGACGTGGTCCGCACCGCCGACGTGGGCCGCCGCGCCCGCCCCGGCGCGCGGCTGGAACCCGCCGCCCCCCGCTCCCCCGGTCCCGCCGGTGCCTCCGGTGCCGCCCGCCCCGCCGCGGCCCCCGCGTCGCGGGCCGGGCGCGGCCCTCACGGGCGTCGTCGTGGCGGTCATCCTGCTCGGGCTCGCCGGCCTGCTCGCCGCCGACCGCGCGGGCTGGTACACCGGCCCGATCGGCCCCGTCGTCATCGGCGGCGGCGTGGTCCTCGTCGGCGTCGCGATCATCGTGTCCGGCCTGCGCGGCCGCACCGCCGGGGGGCTGACCGCCCTCGCGATCATCGGCATGCTGATCGCCGGGCCGGCGGTCGTGGTCGACGGGCGCGGCGAGTGGCGGGTGGACCGCGACGCCTTCCGTGACGTCGACGTCGCGGTGACGAGCCGCGAGGCCGCCGAGCGGGGCTTCTCGTTCGGCATCGGCGACGCCCACGTGGACCTCACCGACGTCCCCCTGACGGACGAGACGCTCGTCGTGCCCGTCAGCGGCGGTCTCGGCGACATCACCGTCGTCGTCCCGGAGGGCACCGCCGTGACCGCCGAGGTCACGTCCGGGGTCGGCGAGGTCGACTGGCGCGTCGACGGCAACCGGCAGCGGGCCGACGGCGTCGGCAACGACCGGCGCTTCAGCAGCGAGGCCATGGCCGACGGCCGCGACGCGGAGATCGCGCTGACCATCGA is a window encoding:
- a CDS encoding DUF456 domain-containing protein, which gives rise to MSALGEVLVGLAIVVGLVGVVVQVLPGALLVLGAVAVWAVVTGGTTAWVVLAVATVATVVAGVVKYLLAGRHLVRTGVRNRVLVWGGVLGVVGFFVIPVVGLPVGFVGGVYLAERVVEQHPHDQAWRATLAALRATGIAILVELAGALVATAAWVAGLLAT
- a CDS encoding ATP-binding protein, with translation MEPRPRLPLRRPDRGRVVGGVAAGLALHLDLPVRLVRLLFVLLTPVGGVGVLLYVFWWVTVPVGDPLAVAGAERPASLQRLARPQQDDPVERLRRLPWTEIAVGVALLAGAAAMLLTRTGTRSVSTWVVPVLLLVAGAALAWSQLDAVQRERRSGSRRPVSGLRLAGGLVIAGVGVLLLVGQDAPPGALVQSTVAAVAVLGGVALVLAPWWLRLVRELGDERAARARESERADIAAHLHDSVLQTLALIRSRADDPTEVARMARAQERELRAWLYDDRPAPGTSVAGALAAIVAEIEDTRTGPDGEAVTIETVVVGDTEPDANTDALLQATREALLNAVRHGRPPVSLYLEAGPEEVEVFVRDRGDGFDPDAVPPDRFGVRESILGRVRRRGGRASVVCKDGGGTEVRLRVPVLRAAPEGTGPGTVPDATAPDRAADGDDERTMQA
- a CDS encoding type VII secretion target; its protein translation is MSEIDVVTSALRSEAQTWDGEADAIGQVAASVEGLRLNYLTAGIFALVVADHEAAVDQVAARCREGATAMRDIATALRANAQAYEDRDADVADHVDGAY
- a CDS encoding helix-turn-helix domain-containing protein — translated: MTEAPDPTGALADATAADPAAGLRAVRSLRALADRLETLQVLRARELGWSWQDIADALGVSRQAVHQKHHRRTA
- the pcrA gene encoding DNA helicase PcrA, whose translation is MTSLFENLPLPGLADLGRLPAAVPPRADARDGDARDGADDRGGRGRAPSVDADALLVGLNPQQRAAVLHHGGPLLIVAGAGSGKTRVLTHRIAHLLATRQARAGEILAITFTNKAAAEMRERVAALVGPSARAMWVSTFHSACVRILRREAQTLGLRSSFSIYDAADSQRLLTLVARELDLDPKRYPPKALGAKISNLKDELVDPESFASTSGGSSGNDVDQVLAQVYTRYQQRLRQANALDFDDLIMTTVNLLQAFPAVAEHYRRRFRHVLVDEYQDTNHAQYVLVRELAGAGTDGDDLPRGELTVVGDADQSIYAFRGASIRNIMEFEADYPDATTILLEQNYRSTQTILSAANSVISKNPGRKPKRLWTDSGSGPKIVAYVADNEHEEARFVAEEIDRLGDSDGVRPGDVAVFYRANAQSRALEEVLIRVGLPYKVVGGTRFYERREIKDAVAYLRAVANPDDDVNLRRILNVPKRGLGDRSEAMVAGFAERERISFGAALDRVDEVPGLGTRAITGLRQFAGMMADLRALDESGAGPSEVLGAALDRSGYLAELRASEDPQDQTRVENLAELHAVASEFEQAEPEGNLADFLERVSLVADSDQIPSDDGGDEAKPDQGVVTLMTLHTAKGLEFPVVFLTGMEDGTFPHMRSLADTDQLAEERRLAYVGLTRARQRLYISRAAVRTAWGVPNEFPPSRFLDDLPEELLDWRRRESSTDRLRGPGGFLGGRSGYAAGGGYGSRERTGSGSQTSWKKSSAASRSGDRPAPGAGGATFGSATPRKDADIPTLAVGDRVTHDAYGLGTVVSIEGGGPNAVAKVDFGTEGTKRLLLRYSPVTKL
- a CDS encoding AIM24 family protein, encoding MRSPLFDQAHTEVQSADRFVLQSDKMLKVTLGPDVLAAKGAMVAHQGQVQFHHESSGSLARFVKRAVSSDDQALMRVSGPGEVFFARAAEHVFLLQLEGDAISVGGASLLAFDAALQWDMHRTKGAGMMTAGLFNTLIQGQGTVALTSHGQPMVLDCSQQPTYVDPNAAVCWSANLTPGVVSSMNMTSMLRGGTGEAFQYAFHGPGFVVVQPSEGYPVPTA
- a CDS encoding PspC domain-containing protein, encoding MTNDSAGRGPGPVPPPAPPAPGPNGFFAAIRRTGLVRSQDRWVGGVAGGLAARFGLDPLLVRGLVGVTLLMGFGFVLYGIAWALLPEQGDGRIHLEETIRGSFDVALLGAIALVVIGLSWGDRWFGWGPWGTGWLGAFAWAAAVVVGIVIVASAVRQRKDRHPGPPAWQPPSQEGHTPMTSTSPAGTPAGPPAAGAPVPPAPGGRGPAPASAPTWSAPPTWAAAPAPARGWNPPPPAPPVPPVPPVPPAPPRPPRRGPGAALTGVVVAVILLGLAGLLAADRAGWYTGPIGPVVIGGGVVLVGVAIIVSGLRGRTAGGLTALAIIGMLIAGPAVVVDGRGEWRVDRDAFRDVDVAVTSREAAERGFSFGIGDAHVDLTDVPLTDETLVVPVSGGLGDITVVVPEGTAVTAEVTSGVGEVDWRVDGNRQRADGVGNDRRFSSEAMADGRDAEIALTIELGVGSITIEED
- a CDS encoding Clp protease N-terminal domain-containing protein, which gives rise to MFERFTTGARQAVVAAQEVARDLGDPQISPAHLVVAVASAPDPAAEALAAHGADRQALLDRFDTDGLDASALAALGIDLEAVRRRADAVFGAGALERAGRRHHAPSGHVPFTRDAKKTLEVALREAVRLGHRRIEAGHVLLAVIRLHGTDGHLLLLRCGVDPAALAADVTARLADGAAA
- a CDS encoding response regulator transcription factor; translated protein: MNDAPVDVVLVDDHLMFRAGVRASLDGRVRVVGEAATVDEAVQVVHATRPPVVLLDVHLPGGDGGGGAEVIRACTDLLGGTRFLALSVSDAAEDVVAVIRAGARGYVTKAISGPDLCDAVLRVAGGDAVFSPRLAGFVLDAFGAAAGDVATGDDELDRLSAREREVMRLIARGYSYREVAGELFISIKTVETHVSAVLRKLQLSSRHELTRWAAARRLL